The proteins below are encoded in one region of Mycobacterium botniense:
- a CDS encoding beta-class carbonic anhydrase: MTVTDGYLVNNAEYARNFTGPLPMPPSKHVAIVACMDARLDVYRLLGLREGEAHVIRNAGGVVTDDVIRSLAISQRLLGTREIILIHHTDCGMLTFTDDDFKRAIQEETGIKPSWAAEAFPDVEEDVRQSLRRIQASPFVTKHESLRGFVFDVATGKLNEVTR; this comes from the coding sequence GTGACGGTTACTGACGGCTATTTGGTGAACAATGCCGAGTACGCGAGAAACTTCACCGGACCGCTGCCGATGCCGCCGAGCAAGCATGTGGCCATCGTGGCATGCATGGATGCTCGCCTGGATGTCTACCGCCTGCTTGGCCTCAGGGAAGGTGAGGCGCATGTCATCCGGAACGCCGGCGGGGTGGTCACCGACGATGTGATCCGGTCGTTAGCCATCAGCCAGCGGCTGTTGGGAACGCGGGAGATCATCCTGATTCACCACACCGATTGCGGGATGCTTACCTTCACCGACGACGATTTCAAGCGAGCCATCCAGGAGGAGACTGGCATCAAGCCGTCGTGGGCAGCTGAGGCCTTCCCCGATGTCGAGGAGGATGTCCGCCAGTCGTTACGCCGCATCCAGGCCAGTCCGTTTGTCACCAAGCATGAATCGCTGCGCGGGTTCGTCTTCGACGTCGCCACCGGTAAGCTCAACGAGGTCACCCGTTGA
- a CDS encoding Rrf2 family transcriptional regulator: MRMSAKAEYAVRAMIQLATAEPGAVVKTDDLAKAQGIPPQFLVDILSDLRTDRLVRSRRGREGGYELARPGTEISIADVLRCIDGPLASVRDMGLGDLPYSGPTAALTDVWRALRASMRSVLEQTTLADVAAGTLPKHVAQLADDYREQESTRHGPR; encoded by the coding sequence ATGCGCATGTCGGCGAAAGCGGAATACGCGGTGCGCGCGATGATCCAGCTCGCGACGGCCGAGCCGGGTGCGGTGGTCAAAACCGATGACTTGGCTAAGGCGCAGGGCATACCACCGCAGTTTCTCGTCGACATCCTGTCTGATCTGCGTACCGACCGTTTGGTCCGCAGCCGCCGCGGCCGCGAAGGGGGCTATGAACTGGCCCGCCCCGGAACCGAGATCAGCATCGCCGACGTCCTGCGCTGTATTGATGGTCCACTGGCCAGTGTGCGCGACATGGGGCTCGGGGACCTGCCCTACTCAGGTCCGACCGCGGCGCTCACCGATGTTTGGCGGGCGCTGCGGGCCAGCATGCGTTCTGTGCTGGAGCAAACGACATTGGCCGATGTCGCTGCCGGCACGCTGCCCAAGCATGTCGCCCAGCTCGCTGACGACTATCGGGAACAGGAAAGCACACGCCACGGGCCGCGATGA
- a CDS encoding VOC family protein: MAISFDHTIVAARDKRESAQFLTELFGLPDPVPAGRFMAVRLEHGATLDYADVPDNEEIRPQHYAFLVSDDDFDAIYAKIQSRGLPHWADPAGERPGEINHRDGGRGVYFPDPAGHHMEILTRPYGSGG, from the coding sequence ATGGCTATCAGTTTCGACCACACTATTGTCGCGGCTCGCGATAAGCGAGAGTCCGCGCAATTTCTTACCGAACTATTCGGGCTGCCTGATCCAGTGCCGGCCGGCCGGTTCATGGCGGTCAGGCTCGAGCATGGGGCCACGCTGGATTATGCCGATGTACCCGACAACGAGGAGATCCGCCCACAGCACTACGCGTTTCTGGTTTCTGACGACGATTTCGACGCGATCTACGCCAAAATTCAGTCGCGCGGCCTGCCGCACTGGGCCGATCCGGCCGGCGAGCGGCCCGGCGAGATCAACCACCGAGACGGGGGGCGCGGGGTGTACTTCCCGGACCCGGCCGGGCATCACATGGAGATTCTGACCAGGCCATACGGCTCGGGGGGCTGA
- the argS gene encoding arginine--tRNA ligase codes for MTPADLAELLKCTAAAVLAEHGLDAAKLPQTITVERPRNPGHGDYATNLALQLGKAVGAHPRELASWLAEALVGVEGIASAEAAGPGFVNIRLDAAAQGVIIRHVIEVGGSFGNSDELAGQKINLEFVSANPTGPIHIGGTRWAAVGDALGRLLSAQGAQVVREYYFNDHGAQIDRFVSSLIAAARHDPTPPDGYAGTYITEIAAQVLQREPGVLNRPDPELRETFREIGVELMFAHIKRSLHDFGTDFDVYTHEESMHSSGRVKQVIDRLRAHGNIYEKDGATWLRSSSFGDDKDRVVIKSDGQPTYFAADLAYYLDKRQRGFDLCIYMLGADHHGYIARLKAAAAALGDDPATVEVLIGQMVNLVRDGQPVRMSKRAGTVITLDDLVEAIGVDAARYSLIRASVDTPIDIDLALWSSASNDNPVYYVQYAHARLSALARNAAELGLTPDVAHLELLTHDKEGALVRTIGEFPRVLKTAASLREPHRVCRYLEDLSGDYHRFYDSCRVLPQGDEQPTPLHTARLALCQATRQVIANGLAILGVSAPERM; via the coding sequence GTGACCCCCGCTGACCTGGCCGAGTTGCTCAAGTGCACCGCCGCCGCGGTGCTGGCCGAACACGGCCTGGACGCGGCTAAGCTGCCTCAGACCATCACCGTCGAGCGACCGCGCAACCCCGGGCACGGCGATTACGCGACCAACCTGGCGCTTCAGCTGGGTAAGGCGGTCGGCGCACATCCGCGTGAACTGGCCAGCTGGCTGGCCGAGGCCCTGGTGGGTGTCGAAGGCATTGCCTCGGCGGAGGCGGCCGGACCAGGTTTTGTCAACATTCGCCTGGACGCCGCGGCCCAGGGCGTCATTATCCGCCATGTCATCGAGGTGGGCGGGAGTTTCGGGAACTCCGACGAACTAGCCGGGCAGAAGATCAATCTGGAATTCGTCTCCGCCAACCCGACCGGGCCCATCCACATCGGCGGAACCCGGTGGGCCGCCGTCGGCGATGCGCTGGGCCGGTTGTTGTCGGCGCAAGGTGCCCAAGTGGTACGTGAGTATTACTTCAACGATCACGGTGCCCAAATCGACCGCTTTGTCAGCTCATTAATTGCTGCGGCCAGGCACGATCCAACTCCGCCCGACGGCTACGCGGGCACCTACATCACCGAGATAGCCGCACAGGTGCTGCAGCGCGAACCTGGTGTGTTGAACCGGCCCGACCCTGAGTTACGCGAGACGTTCCGGGAAATCGGCGTCGAATTGATGTTCGCCCACATCAAGCGGTCGCTGCACGACTTCGGCACGGACTTCGATGTCTACACTCACGAAGAATCGATGCACAGCAGCGGCCGCGTCAAGCAGGTCATCGACCGGTTGCGCGCCCATGGCAACATCTACGAAAAGGACGGCGCAACCTGGCTGCGGTCCAGCTCCTTTGGTGACGACAAGGATCGGGTAGTCATTAAAAGCGACGGCCAGCCAACTTATTTCGCCGCTGATCTCGCCTATTACCTGGACAAGCGGCAGCGTGGGTTCGACTTGTGTATCTACATGCTCGGTGCCGACCATCACGGCTACATCGCACGCCTCAAGGCGGCGGCCGCCGCGCTCGGTGACGACCCGGCAACGGTGGAGGTTCTCATCGGTCAGATGGTCAACCTGGTCCGTGACGGACAGCCCGTTCGGATGAGCAAACGCGCCGGCACGGTGATCACACTCGATGACCTGGTCGAGGCAATCGGTGTCGACGCCGCCCGTTACAGTCTGATCCGCGCGTCGGTCGACACGCCAATCGACATCGACCTTGCGTTGTGGTCCTCGGCGTCGAATGACAATCCGGTCTATTACGTGCAATATGCGCATGCACGACTGTCAGCGCTGGCCCGCAACGCTGCCGAACTCGGTTTGACACCCGATGTTGCTCACCTCGAACTGCTTACCCACGACAAGGAGGGAGCACTGGTGCGCACCATCGGTGAATTTCCGCGAGTGCTGAAAACCGCTGCCTCCCTGAGAGAACCGCATCGGGTATGTCGTTACCTGGAAGATCTTTCCGGTGATTACCACCGCTTTTACGACTCCTGTCGGGTCTTGCCGCAAGGTGACGAGCAACCTACCCCCCTGCACACTGCGCGCCTGGCGCTGTGCCAGGCCACCCGCCAAGTCATCGCCAACGGGCTGGCCATTCTTGGTGTAAGCGCCCCGGAGCGAATGTGA
- the lysA gene encoding diaminopimelate decarboxylase, with protein MASPPRPQASEELLLLAPNVWPRNTVRADDGVVSIAGVPLTYLAREYGTPLFVVDENDFRSRCREMAAAFGGGQNVHYAAKAFLCSEIVRWVEEEGLSLDVCTGGELAVALHAHFPAERIALHGNNKSVAELTAAVKAGVGLVVVDSMTEIERLDAIAGEAGVVQDVLIRVTVGVEAHTHEFIATAHEDQKFGLSLASGAAMTAARRVFSADHLRLVGLHSHIGSQIFDTAGFELAAHRVIGFLSDIVSEFGADKTAQVSTVDLGGGLGISYLPHEDPPPVRELAATLDAIVVRESAAVGLPKPRLVVEPGRAIAGPGTVTLYQVGTVKDVDVSPTAHRRYVSVDGGMSDNIRTALYDADYDVRLVSRASNASPILARIVGKHCESGDIVVRNAWVPDDIEPGDLLAVAATGAYCYALSSRYNMIGRPAMVVVRDGRARLILRRETVDDLLSLEVG; from the coding sequence GTGGCGTCCCCGCCGCGCCCGCAGGCATCTGAGGAACTCTTGCTTTTAGCGCCGAACGTCTGGCCGCGCAACACGGTTCGAGCTGACGACGGCGTGGTCAGCATCGCGGGTGTTCCGCTGACCTACCTTGCGCGGGAGTACGGCACTCCGCTATTTGTTGTCGACGAGAACGACTTCCGCTCGCGGTGTCGAGAAATGGCCGCCGCGTTCGGCGGCGGACAGAACGTGCACTACGCCGCCAAAGCCTTTTTGTGCAGTGAAATAGTGCGCTGGGTCGAAGAAGAAGGGCTCTCACTCGATGTGTGCACCGGTGGGGAGCTGGCGGTGGCGCTGCACGCGCATTTCCCGGCCGAGCGTATCGCTTTGCACGGTAATAACAAGTCGGTGGCGGAGTTAACCGCGGCGGTCAAGGCCGGAGTCGGCCTGGTGGTCGTGGATTCGATGACAGAAATCGAGCGTCTGGATGCCATTGCGGGCGAGGCGGGTGTTGTCCAGGACGTGCTCATACGCGTGACAGTCGGCGTCGAGGCGCATACACATGAGTTCATCGCCACCGCCCACGAAGACCAGAAATTCGGTCTCTCGCTGGCTAGCGGCGCGGCGATGACCGCAGCCCGCCGGGTGTTTTCCGCCGACCACCTGCGGCTGGTCGGCCTGCACAGCCATATCGGCTCGCAGATTTTCGACACGGCGGGCTTCGAACTTGCGGCGCACCGGGTGATCGGCTTCTTGAGTGACATCGTCAGCGAGTTCGGTGCGGACAAAACCGCGCAGGTTTCGACGGTCGACCTCGGCGGCGGTCTGGGAATTTCGTATCTGCCGCACGAGGATCCACCCCCGGTGCGGGAATTGGCCGCCACGCTCGATGCGATTGTTGTCCGGGAGTCTGCGGCGGTCGGGCTGCCTAAGCCCAGGCTCGTCGTCGAGCCCGGCCGTGCCATTGCCGGGCCGGGAACGGTGACGCTGTATCAGGTCGGTACCGTCAAGGACGTCGACGTGAGTCCTACAGCGCACCGGCGCTACGTCAGCGTCGACGGCGGGATGAGCGACAACATTCGCACCGCGCTGTATGACGCAGACTACGACGTCCGGCTGGTCTCGCGAGCCAGCAACGCATCACCGATTTTGGCGCGGATCGTCGGCAAGCACTGCGAAAGCGGAGATATCGTCGTCCGCAATGCGTGGGTGCCCGACGACATCGAACCCGGTGACCTGCTTGCGGTGGCGGCTACCGGCGCTTACTGCTATGCACTGTCGAGCCGATACAACATGATCGGCCGCCCGGCGATGGTAGTGGTGCGCGACGGCCGGGCCCGCCTCATACTACGCCGGGAGACGGTCGACGATCTGTTGAGTCTGGAAGTGGGGTGA
- a CDS encoding homoserine dehydrogenase yields MFGEEKPVGVAVLGLGNVGRELVRIIEDTAGDLAARIGAPLALRGIGVRRVAADRGMPVELLTDNIEELVTREDVDIVVELMGPVEPARKAILSALEHGKSVVTANKALLSQSTGELAQAAENAHVDLYFEAAVAGAIPVIRPLTQSLAGDTVVRVAGIVNGTTNYILSEMDRTGADYARALADASALGYAEADPTADVEGYDAAAKAAILASIAFHTRVTVDDVYREGITKITPDDFASARALGCTIKLLAICERITTEQGQQHVSARVYPALVPLTHPLASVNGAFNAVVVEAKAAGRLMFYGQGAGGAPTASAVAGDLVMAARNRVLGSRGPRESKYAQLPVLPIGFTSARYYVRMYVADNPGVLSSVAAEFAKRAVSIAEVRQEGVVDEDGQRVAARIVVVTHNATDSAVSETVAALADLDVVQRVAAVLRLEGTGP; encoded by the coding sequence TTGTTCGGCGAGGAAAAGCCGGTTGGCGTCGCGGTGCTGGGTCTGGGCAACGTCGGCAGGGAGCTCGTCCGCATTATCGAGGACACCGCGGGGGACCTGGCGGCCCGGATCGGGGCGCCGCTGGCGCTGCGGGGTATCGGTGTTCGCCGGGTCGCCGCTGATCGCGGTATGCCAGTCGAGTTGCTCACCGACAACATCGAAGAACTGGTCACGCGTGAGGACGTCGACATCGTCGTCGAACTGATGGGACCGGTGGAACCGGCTCGTAAGGCGATCCTTTCCGCGCTCGAGCACGGCAAGTCTGTCGTCACCGCGAACAAGGCTTTGTTGTCCCAGTCCACCGGAGAATTGGCGCAGGCTGCCGAAAACGCGCATGTCGACCTGTATTTCGAGGCGGCAGTGGCAGGAGCCATCCCGGTCATCCGTCCCTTAACCCAATCGTTGGCCGGCGACACGGTGGTGCGAGTGGCCGGCATCGTGAACGGCACCACCAACTACATCCTTTCTGAAATGGACAGAACGGGAGCCGACTATGCGCGCGCGCTGGCCGACGCGAGCGCGCTGGGTTACGCCGAGGCCGATCCCACCGCTGATGTGGAAGGCTACGACGCGGCGGCGAAAGCCGCGATTTTGGCCTCCATCGCCTTCCATACCCGCGTGACCGTCGATGATGTCTACCGCGAGGGCATCACGAAAATCACCCCAGACGATTTCGCATCCGCGCGGGCGCTCGGCTGCACCATCAAGTTGCTGGCGATCTGTGAGCGCATCACTACAGAACAAGGGCAGCAACACGTTTCAGCCCGTGTGTATCCGGCTTTGGTGCCGTTGACGCATCCGCTTGCCTCGGTCAATGGCGCTTTCAATGCGGTAGTCGTCGAGGCCAAGGCAGCAGGGCGGTTGATGTTCTACGGTCAGGGAGCCGGCGGGGCACCGACGGCGTCAGCGGTAGCCGGCGACCTGGTGATGGCCGCCCGCAACCGGGTGCTGGGCAGCCGCGGTCCACGCGAGTCCAAGTACGCCCAACTACCGGTGCTTCCGATCGGTTTCACCTCAGCCCGCTATTACGTCAGGATGTATGTTGCCGATAATCCTGGCGTATTGTCTTCGGTAGCAGCGGAATTCGCGAAGCGCGCGGTCAGTATCGCCGAAGTCCGCCAGGAAGGCGTGGTCGACGAAGACGGCCAGCGGGTAGCCGCGCGCATCGTGGTGGTCACTCACAATGCTACCGACTCTGCCGTATCGGAAACCGTGGCTGCGCTGGCTGATCTCGATGTGGTACAGCGTGTCGCGGCTGTGCTGCGACTGGAAGGAACCGGTCCATGA